One part of the Acidobacteriota bacterium genome encodes these proteins:
- a CDS encoding serine/threonine protein kinase — MIGQTIDRFRVVEQLGQGGMGVVYKARDTVLDRFVALKVLPPDKSSDPDRRRRFLQEAKSASALNHPGIVSVFDVLTVDGQDALVMELVEGETLDDLLARRRPPLGEALGLAAGIA; from the coding sequence ACCGCTTTCGCGTCGTCGAGCAGCTCGGCCAGGGCGGCATGGGAGTGGTGTACAAGGCACGGGACACGGTGCTCGACCGCTTCGTCGCCCTGAAGGTCCTACCCCCGGACAAGTCATCCGATCCCGACCGTCGCCGGCGATTCCTGCAGGAGGCCAAATCCGCCTCCGCCCTCAACCATCCGGGGATCGTTTCAGTTTTCGATGTCCTCACCGTTGACGGTCAGGACGCGCTGGTCATGGAGCTTGTCGAGGGCGAGACCCTGGACGATCTCCTGGCCCGGAGGCGCCCTCCGCTCGGTGAGGCCCTCGGCCTCGCGGCGGGCATCGCC